One window of the Sander lucioperca isolate FBNREF2018 chromosome 5, SLUC_FBN_1.2, whole genome shotgun sequence genome contains the following:
- the LOC116058401 gene encoding uncharacterized protein LOC116058401, giving the protein MLKKSIGGNAHENWSLLRLLPLLVGQLVPPDEPAWQVILDLKDIVELVVAPVHTTQSIAFLEARICDHRYRLQEVFPGLKLLPKHHFVEHYPQMIRFFGPLVGLWTMRFEAKHSFFKQVVRHTRCFKNILLSLAVKHQFMMAYHLASTTTETSSLTVSAVSTVSVDILHQDVQKVLQLKYPDITHIQLTKNASVNGVNYREGMVVVHGSAGGLPEFAEVIQMVVVEKSLSFIVKELGAWYREHFRAFELCPTSLVSLIQHGALLDQYPMADYMIGGRQMVTLKRFIQIQGCIMVVCVVFIRCMS; this is encoded by the coding sequence ATGCTGAAGAAAAGTATTGGAGGAAATGCTCATGAAAATTGGAGTCTTTTGCGATTGCTTCCACTTTTGGTTGGACAGTTGGTGCCCCCAGATGAACCAGCCTGGCAGGTCATTTTGGACCTTAAAGATATCGTTGAGCTAGTTGTTGCACCAGTGCACACAACACAATCCATTGCTTTCCTTGAAGCCAGGATTTGTGACCATAGATATAGGTTACAAGAGGTGTTTCCGGGTTTAAAGCTGTTGCCGAAACATCATTTTGTGGAACATTATCCACAGATGATCAGATTTTTTGGTCCACTAGTTGGGTTGTGGACAATGAGGTTTGAGGCAAAACACAGTTTTTTTAAGCAGGTTGTCCGTCACACACGCTGCTTTAAAAACATACTCTTGTCCCTGGCGGTGAAGCATCAGTTCATGATGGCATATCACTTGGCGTCAACCACAACCGAAACATCTAGCTTGACTGTCTCAGCTGTTTCAACTGTCTCTGTTGACATTTTGCATCAGGATGTGCAGAAGGTTCTGCAGTTGAAATACCCTGATATTACTCACATTCAGCTCACAAAGAATGCGTCTGTTAATGGAGTTAACTACAGAGAAGGTATGGTTGTTGTTCACGGCTCTGCTGGTGGCTTGCCAGAGTTTGCAGAGGTTATCCAGATGGTTGTAGTGGAGAAGAGCTTGAGCTTTATTGTTAAAGAGCTGGGTGCATGGTATAGGGAGCATTTTAGGGCATTTGAGTTATGTCCCACTTCACTAGTCTCCCTCATTCAACATGGTGCCTTGTTGGACCAGTACCCCATGGCAGATTACATGATTGGAGGCCGGCAAATGGTGACACTTAAAAGATTCATACAGATACAAGGTTGTATTATGGTAGTTTGTGTTGTGTTCATACGCTGCATGAGTTGA